In a genomic window of Akkermansiaceae bacterium:
- a CDS encoding endo-1,4-beta-xylanase produces MPSGKRLKDIVAEKYAEGNVYIGGTTGWGKLERGSGIVLDREFSYVTPENDFKQPYIHPSPNKWNWKNSDAWVKRCAGNKQVIRLHGPISPQCSRWAMHDDRTATELQQNLAEFMTALCKRYDHYKHVKWMDVVNETVSTNGEWFGPKPGTDKWENPWPKIGYDESDPLRPPLYIKMAFEIATRQAPNTKLIINQHGSMEKPMWDKVKALVPYLRKHGLRVDGIGWQAHVNVGWEREPGNERRLRELIDWAHANKLSFHVTENNVWLRKDKKDYEAQANTFAAILSILLEKRHTGVVTWNVWNISDGDQWVKTKAWNGCILYDDFKPKPAYYAIQRTLLEAAK; encoded by the coding sequence GTGCCCTCTGGAAAGCGTCTGAAAGACATTGTCGCGGAGAAATATGCGGAGGGCAACGTCTATATTGGCGGCACGACAGGTTGGGGAAAGCTGGAACGTGGATCGGGAATCGTGCTCGACCGGGAGTTCAGCTACGTGACACCCGAAAACGATTTCAAACAGCCCTACATCCATCCATCGCCTAACAAGTGGAATTGGAAAAATTCAGACGCCTGGGTAAAACGCTGTGCTGGTAATAAGCAGGTAATCCGATTACACGGGCCCATCAGTCCGCAATGTTCCCGATGGGCAATGCACGATGATCGTACGGCTACCGAACTCCAGCAAAACCTGGCTGAGTTTATGACGGCGCTTTGTAAGCGATACGATCACTACAAACACGTGAAGTGGATGGATGTGGTCAATGAAACCGTCTCCACCAACGGCGAGTGGTTTGGTCCGAAACCCGGCACCGACAAATGGGAAAACCCGTGGCCGAAGATCGGCTATGATGAAAGCGACCCCCTCCGCCCTCCGCTTTATATCAAGATGGCATTCGAGATTGCCACCAGACAAGCACCTAACACCAAGCTGATTATCAACCAGCATGGCAGCATGGAAAAACCGATGTGGGACAAGGTAAAGGCCCTTGTTCCTTACCTGAGAAAGCATGGCTTGCGCGTTGATGGCATCGGCTGGCAGGCGCATGTGAATGTGGGCTGGGAACGGGAGCCCGGCAACGAGCGGCGCTTGCGTGAGTTGATCGATTGGGCACATGCGAACAAGCTGTCGTTTCATGTCACGGAGAACAATGTCTGGTTGCGGAAAGATAAAAAGGACTACGAGGCGCAGGCAAATACCTTCGCCGCAATACTCAGCATACTCCTTGAAAAGCGGCACACCGGCGTAGTCACCTGGAATGTTTGGAACATCAGCGACGGCGACCAGTGGGTGAAAACAAAAGCGTGGAATGGCTGTATTCTCTACGATGACTTTAAACCCAAACCCGCCTACTACGCCATTCAAAGGACGTTGCTTGAGGCAGCGAAGTGA
- a CDS encoding CoA-binding protein, whose protein sequence is MNRTTIIIGASPREDRYSNMAQKALTAAGHTVLPYHPSGGEIDGVAVITDLNDELPPIDTVTIYVRPEILSTMIEKLIALKPGRVIFNPGTEDAVLEKGLRAEGIEVVEACTLVMLKTAQY, encoded by the coding sequence ATGAACCGGACAACGATAATCATCGGAGCAAGCCCGAGAGAGGACAGGTATTCAAATATGGCACAGAAGGCCTTGACTGCTGCCGGGCACACGGTGCTGCCCTATCATCCGAGCGGGGGTGAAATTGATGGTGTGGCAGTAATCACCGATCTGAATGATGAGCTCCCGCCTATAGATACGGTGACAATTTATGTTAGGCCGGAAATTTTGTCTACCATGATAGAGAAATTGATAGCCCTGAAGCCCGGCAGGGTGATTTTCAACCCTGGTACTGAGGACGCTGTCCTGGAAAAGGGGTTGCGGGCTGAGGGGATCGAAGTAGTTGAAGCGTGTACGCTGGTAATGTTGAAAACCGCTCAATATTAA
- a CDS encoding cupin domain-containing protein, with translation MKKYLVEHLDEIEPTRCPCGMTRRAFVCGDNDVASIHLVDISEDSKSHYHKRLTEIYLVLEGEGYLELDGERVQVRPMTAVLIKPGCRHRALGNLKIVNIPVPAFDPNDEWFDV, from the coding sequence ATGAAAAAATACCTTGTTGAACACCTTGACGAAATAGAGCCCACCCGATGCCCGTGTGGAATGACTAGACGGGCATTTGTCTGTGGGGACAATGATGTGGCGTCGATCCATCTGGTGGATATATCGGAAGACAGCAAATCCCATTACCATAAAAGGCTAACGGAAATCTATTTGGTGCTCGAAGGGGAGGGGTATTTGGAGTTAGACGGCGAGCGGGTGCAGGTCAGGCCTATGACCGCGGTATTGATAAAGCCGGGGTGTAGACATCGGGCATTAGGAAACCTGAAAATTGTAAATATCCCGGTACCTGCATTTGATCCGAATGACGAGTGGTTTGATGTTTGA
- the yidC gene encoding membrane protein insertase YidC, with amino-acid sequence MDRKGWIILTICGILLALNFYFRPEPPKKDTPAADQTEQTANPDGASTPAGAATPGADGATPPTGKGKGGLVKEPPVETVGENIEYLTTKNKKGQEVARFAISSHGGGIKTATMLNQMAVGSTTEKVVLNQHSPAPIGTICSGPDEYLTSYYDLVTGDNAVFCEATTPDGLKITKKWSLVQDENLAGAPWMLKLDITIVNTGTGIANLANYSLYAGAASPLHPREWENQGGAFYLDDGSLTNKDSSWFKKGFFRGARPLFQESAEDLEFAGVSNQFFTTLIRPSGKYASTIWARSEKVRIPGDDPESPKYAVRSGFSMPDRRLAPGELANFAYSIYIGPKHYSVLKKMEAGTSEVMNYGWFTPVSVVLNNVLNWLHDGVFSKTANKWAWGLSIIALTILIRIVIWPLHNKSTRTMKRMSKLQPMMKDMREKYKDNPNKLNQETMKLYKEYQINPMGGCLPMFLQIPIFFGYYRMLQYAVELRGQGFLWVDDLSMPDTLHVFHLPFDLPLLGNQLPINLLPILMAVTMVLQMRMTPKTGDKMQQRIMMFMPLMFFFFCYNFASALALYWTTQNIFSIGQTWLTNRLPEPELTKRSKPGKPGKKSFMERMAERAEQMQQQQNAPKDSGKPNMRNATPAVKTGKKRTPKTGG; translated from the coding sequence ATGGACCGTAAAGGATGGATCATACTCACAATCTGCGGAATTCTCCTCGCGCTGAACTTCTACTTCAGACCCGAGCCGCCCAAGAAAGACACCCCCGCCGCCGATCAAACGGAACAAACGGCCAATCCGGACGGCGCCAGTACCCCGGCGGGCGCAGCGACACCCGGTGCTGACGGCGCCACCCCACCGACAGGAAAAGGCAAGGGCGGGCTCGTCAAGGAGCCCCCGGTCGAAACCGTCGGTGAGAATATCGAATACCTCACCACCAAAAACAAAAAGGGACAGGAGGTGGCGAGGTTTGCCATCAGCTCCCACGGCGGCGGTATCAAGACGGCCACCATGCTCAACCAGATGGCGGTCGGCTCGACCACGGAAAAGGTGGTTCTCAACCAGCACTCACCCGCACCCATCGGCACCATCTGCAGCGGCCCGGACGAATACCTCACCTCCTATTACGATCTCGTCACGGGAGACAATGCCGTCTTCTGTGAGGCCACCACACCCGATGGCCTGAAGATCACCAAAAAATGGTCACTCGTGCAGGACGAAAACCTGGCCGGTGCCCCATGGATGCTGAAACTCGACATCACCATCGTCAACACCGGCACCGGCATCGCCAATCTGGCGAACTACTCACTCTACGCAGGCGCCGCATCCCCCCTCCACCCGCGCGAATGGGAGAACCAGGGCGGTGCCTTCTACCTCGACGACGGCTCGCTCACCAACAAAGACAGCAGCTGGTTTAAAAAAGGATTCTTCCGCGGTGCACGCCCCCTGTTCCAGGAAAGCGCGGAAGACCTGGAGTTCGCCGGTGTCTCCAACCAGTTCTTCACCACCCTCATCCGCCCGTCCGGCAAATACGCCTCCACCATCTGGGCAAGGTCCGAGAAGGTCCGTATCCCCGGTGATGATCCGGAAAGCCCCAAGTATGCCGTGCGCTCCGGTTTTTCCATGCCCGACCGCCGTCTCGCCCCCGGTGAACTCGCCAACTTTGCCTACTCCATCTACATCGGCCCCAAGCACTACAGCGTGCTTAAGAAAATGGAGGCCGGCACATCCGAGGTCATGAACTACGGCTGGTTCACCCCCGTCAGTGTGGTCCTCAACAATGTGCTCAACTGGCTCCATGATGGTGTCTTTTCCAAAACCGCCAACAAGTGGGCGTGGGGTCTCTCGATCATCGCACTCACCATCCTGATCCGCATCGTTATCTGGCCACTGCACAACAAGTCCACACGCACCATGAAGCGTATGAGCAAGCTTCAGCCGATGATGAAGGACATGCGTGAGAAGTACAAGGACAATCCCAACAAGCTGAACCAGGAAACGATGAAGCTTTACAAGGAATACCAGATCAACCCGATGGGTGGCTGTCTGCCGATGTTCCTGCAGATCCCCATTTTCTTCGGCTACTACCGTATGCTCCAGTATGCGGTCGAACTCCGTGGACAGGGTTTCCTCTGGGTCGATGACCTGTCGATGCCCGATACCCTGCACGTCTTTCACCTGCCCTTCGACCTGCCGCTGTTAGGCAACCAGCTCCCCATCAACCTCCTGCCCATCCTGATGGCCGTCACCATGGTCTTGCAGATGAGGATGACACCGAAGACCGGCGATAAAATGCAGCAGCGCATCATGATGTTCATGCCGCTGATGTTCTTCTTCTTCTGTTATAACTTCGCCTCCGCGCTCGCACTCTACTGGACCACCCAGAACATCTTCTCCATCGGCCAGACATGGCTCACCAACAGGCTGCCCGAGCCGGAGTTGACCAAACGCAGCAAACCTGGCAAGCCCGGTAAAAAGTCCTTCATGGAACGCATGGCCGAGCGTGCCGAACAAATGCAGCAACAGCAAAATGCCCCAAAAGACAGCGGCAAACCTAACATGCGTAACGCAACACCCGCCGTCAAAACCGGCAAAAAACGCACTCCCAAAACCGGTGGCTAG
- the yidD gene encoding membrane protein insertion efficiency factor YidD encodes MKLLATTLSHLIHGAIRLYQKFLNPILKAVAGPNSGCRFHPTCSNYFLQAVHIHGPYRGSWLGIRRICRCHPWGGCGDDPVPPKTHTEK; translated from the coding sequence TTGAAACTCCTTGCCACAACCCTCAGCCACCTGATCCACGGAGCCATCCGCCTCTACCAGAAATTCCTCAACCCTATCCTCAAAGCCGTTGCCGGACCAAATTCCGGTTGCCGGTTTCACCCCACCTGCTCAAACTACTTTCTCCAGGCTGTTCACATTCACGGCCCCTACCGCGGATCATGGCTTGGCATTCGCCGCATTTGCCGCTGCCATCCCTGGGGCGGCTGCGGCGACGACCCCGTCCCTCCAAAAACGCACACAGAAAAATAG
- the rnpA gene encoding ribonuclease P protein component — translation MRLTRKYSMTRQAEFARTRTEGEAKGGAYLVLSTLSDPQLPHHKTGVIVTRKIGNAVTRNLLRRRIQAILTKHFHLINNDHGNRYVVTVLRWRAPQATFDELEKDWLKQARRLALLTPAP, via the coding sequence ATGCGCCTTACCAGAAAATACAGCATGACACGCCAGGCGGAGTTCGCCCGCACTCGCACGGAGGGCGAAGCCAAGGGCGGTGCCTACCTCGTGCTCAGCACCCTGAGCGATCCGCAACTGCCGCACCACAAGACCGGTGTCATCGTCACCCGCAAAATTGGTAACGCCGTCACCCGCAACCTCCTTCGCCGCCGCATCCAGGCCATCCTCACCAAGCACTTCCACCTAATCAACAACGACCATGGAAACCGCTATGTCGTTACCGTCTTGCGCTGGCGCGCACCACAGGCCACCTTCGACGAACTGGAAAAAGACTGGCTCAAACAAGCCCGTCGACTGGCCCTCCTGACCCCCGCTCCCTGA
- the rpmH gene encoding 50S ribosomal protein L34, with the protein MKRTYQPSKRTRKRQHGFRARMSTKAGRDCLRRRRQKGRKRLLPKGAEIHFKRHVKQHTKAA; encoded by the coding sequence ATGAAACGCACCTACCAACCATCCAAGCGCACCCGTAAACGCCAACACGGTTTCCGCGCACGCATGAGCACCAAAGCTGGTCGTGACTGCCTCCGCCGCCGTCGCCAGAAAGGCCGTAAGCGTCTTCTCCCTAAGGGTGCCGAGATCCACTTCAAGCGCCACGTCAAGCAGCACACGAAGGCCGCTTAA
- a CDS encoding GNAT family N-acetyltransferase: MPSNDAPIKEAAQRQNVRVEPATIEDLPELVQLVEELMMLQGEFVPNPEAHERGVALILEQPNRGRIFVLRNDDRIFGMVNLLFTISTAMGGLVILLEDFVIHPKHRGQGYGSMLLDYVADFAKKKNFKRITLLTDKMGTDSQNFFKKEGFEYSNMIPMRRVID, from the coding sequence ATGCCAAGCAACGACGCACCCATCAAAGAGGCCGCGCAGCGACAGAACGTCCGCGTTGAGCCCGCCACCATCGAAGACTTGCCGGAACTCGTCCAGCTCGTGGAGGAGCTGATGATGCTTCAGGGTGAATTTGTACCCAATCCCGAAGCACACGAGCGCGGTGTCGCCTTGATCCTTGAGCAGCCGAACCGGGGCCGTATTTTCGTCCTGCGCAATGACGACCGGATATTCGGGATGGTCAACCTGCTGTTCACCATCTCCACGGCTATGGGCGGACTGGTGATTTTGCTTGAGGATTTTGTGATCCATCCGAAGCACCGGGGCCAGGGGTATGGCTCGATGCTGCTGGACTACGTGGCTGATTTTGCGAAAAAGAAAAACTTCAAGCGCATTACCCTGTTAACGGACAAGATGGGAACCGACTCACAGAATTTCTTTAAAAAGGAAGGTTTTGAGTACTCCAACATGATCCCGATGCGCAGGGTCATCGATTGA
- a CDS encoding MBL fold metallo-hydrolase, translating into MNVGVFGRTLQRMVPQGKTQGIDMAVLGSGSGGNATLVRCGSTHILVDAGLSAKQLVLRMEMLGVVPDQLDAILLTHEHSDHARGIDVLLRKREVPVFANALTREALSHKMKSAIPWKIFRSGQEFDLGDLVVNAFRIPHDAAEPVGFVLTGNNTRLSMVSDVGHVTHLMREQLRGCDGIYIEANYDQALLDQDTKRPWATKQRIASRHGHLSNNQTADLLAEIACDKLKVVMLSHLSSDCNHPDIATLAVGNSLQQQGLHQVDVLCAHQHEPTGWIEICASSLAGPAISQSTTPPSPPVHAQ; encoded by the coding sequence TTGAATGTCGGGGTATTCGGGCGCACACTGCAACGCATGGTTCCACAGGGGAAAACACAGGGCATTGACATGGCGGTTTTGGGTAGCGGAAGCGGTGGAAATGCCACCCTGGTCCGTTGTGGCTCGACCCATATCCTGGTGGATGCCGGCCTGAGTGCCAAGCAATTGGTGTTACGCATGGAAATGCTCGGTGTGGTTCCGGATCAACTGGACGCCATCCTGCTGACCCACGAACACAGCGACCACGCACGCGGGATTGATGTTCTTTTGCGGAAGCGCGAGGTGCCGGTTTTTGCCAACGCCCTGACTCGCGAAGCCCTCAGCCATAAAATGAAAAGCGCCATCCCGTGGAAAATTTTCCGCAGCGGCCAGGAATTCGACCTTGGTGATCTCGTTGTCAACGCGTTCCGTATCCCCCACGACGCCGCCGAACCCGTCGGGTTTGTCCTCACAGGCAACAACACCCGGCTCAGCATGGTCAGTGATGTGGGCCACGTCACCCACCTCATGAGGGAGCAGCTCAGGGGCTGTGATGGTATCTACATCGAGGCGAACTACGACCAGGCACTGCTCGATCAGGACACCAAGAGGCCATGGGCCACCAAACAGCGAATCGCATCACGGCACGGTCATCTTTCTAACAACCAAACGGCGGACCTTCTAGCGGAAATCGCCTGTGATAAACTCAAGGTCGTGATGTTGAGCCACCTGAGCTCGGATTGTAACCACCCCGACATCGCCACGCTTGCCGTTGGCAATTCCTTGCAGCAGCAGGGCCTGCATCAGGTGGATGTGCTCTGCGCCCACCAGCATGAGCCGACTGGCTGGATCGAAATTTGTGCGTCGTCACTGGCCGGTCCCGCAATCAGCCAGTCAACAACCCCCCCCTCTCCACCCGTTCATGCCCAGTAA
- a CDS encoding lipid A deacylase LpxR family protein, protein MRMITWKNHLLPAQSLKPLAVLSAGAALIGLVPQTGMAGGQPDTEAVIAAASGSVADNSGYLTFFLDNDLFTGTDANYTNGGRLSYITEAKPVINIPFVQKNLHLLSGDTDSAHWTQKIWGFETPREVEYSYGFALTQMMFTPETRETLTPPPGEHPYAGWLGIGFSLHARDSKALNSVEISFGVVGPHSYAHESQDFIHDLLDVEKFNGWDSQIPEEFTINVDFNQRRRWTLLDDTDLPLGLEIDGFHETGYSLGNYLTAAHVGAMVRMGWNLPVEFSDRRLTTSAHTQKLYSDEDVNTKAWSCYVLAGARGTGILHDITLDGPVFRNYDTGVDREPWVGELYAGFGVRYRRWEVGYVHTYRTKRFKTQRSPQEFGSIAIRTRF, encoded by the coding sequence ATGCGTATGATAACTTGGAAAAACCACCTCCTGCCCGCGCAGTCGTTGAAGCCCCTGGCCGTCTTGTCAGCCGGGGCCGCCCTGATTGGCCTGGTTCCCCAGACGGGTATGGCAGGGGGACAACCCGATACGGAGGCTGTGATCGCCGCCGCGTCGGGTTCTGTCGCCGACAACAGCGGCTATCTAACATTTTTTCTCGACAACGACCTGTTTACCGGCACCGATGCCAACTACACCAACGGTGGACGCCTATCATACATCACCGAGGCCAAGCCGGTGATCAATATTCCGTTTGTACAAAAAAACCTGCACCTGTTAAGTGGTGATACGGACAGTGCTCACTGGACGCAGAAAATATGGGGGTTTGAGACGCCCCGTGAAGTTGAATACAGCTATGGCTTCGCGTTGACCCAGATGATGTTTACCCCCGAAACACGGGAGACCCTGACACCACCACCCGGCGAACATCCCTACGCCGGATGGCTGGGCATCGGTTTTTCGCTTCATGCGCGTGACTCGAAAGCCCTGAATTCCGTGGAGATCTCCTTTGGTGTGGTCGGACCTCATTCCTACGCCCATGAATCGCAGGACTTCATCCATGACCTGTTGGATGTTGAGAAATTCAACGGCTGGGACAGCCAGATCCCGGAGGAGTTCACCATCAACGTGGATTTTAACCAGCGGCGGCGGTGGACGCTGCTCGATGATACCGATCTTCCGTTAGGTCTGGAAATCGACGGTTTCCATGAAACCGGATACTCCCTGGGAAACTACCTGACGGCTGCGCACGTCGGCGCCATGGTCAGGATGGGCTGGAACCTGCCGGTTGAGTTTTCAGACCGCCGCCTGACTACCTCCGCCCACACGCAGAAACTCTACAGTGACGAAGACGTTAACACCAAGGCCTGGTCGTGCTACGTGCTGGCGGGCGCGCGCGGCACGGGCATCCTCCACGACATCACCCTCGACGGCCCCGTGTTCAGGAATTATGACACTGGGGTCGACAGGGAGCCGTGGGTAGGCGAGCTCTACGCCGGCTTTGGTGTCCGCTACCGCAGATGGGAGGTCGGCTACGTGCATACCTACCGCACCAAGCGATTTAAAACCCAGAGGTCTCCGCAGGAGTTTGGGTCCATCGCTATCAGGACGCGGTTCTAA
- a CDS encoding C40 family peptidase, with protein sequence MISTRRFSVLWLWAVVSTLPLHAAKDSYREGGVTYHRPATLKASDLEGFAKLSEPRRKLITTALGIASNNKWLKYKFGGASPSAGGFDCSGAMYYVLRKAGYPAPRTSAQQFVWTRDANNITRVDGYPQSPDHKAFSKLTPGDLVFWSGTYTPTDGRSVKITHVSIYLGKEKDGRHVMIGATRGRSYRGKRGDGYGVYDFQLPRAGSKSRFVGFGPPPGLTAR encoded by the coding sequence GTGATTTCTACCCGCCGATTTTCCGTATTGTGGCTGTGGGCTGTGGTTTCCACACTTCCCCTGCACGCCGCAAAAGACAGCTACCGTGAAGGTGGGGTGACCTACCACCGGCCGGCGACACTCAAGGCATCCGACCTGGAAGGTTTTGCAAAACTCTCAGAGCCGCGGCGCAAGCTCATTACCACCGCGCTCGGGATAGCCAGCAACAACAAGTGGCTGAAATACAAATTCGGCGGCGCCTCTCCATCGGCTGGCGGTTTTGACTGCTCGGGTGCCATGTACTACGTGTTGCGCAAGGCGGGTTACCCAGCACCACGCACCTCCGCCCAGCAGTTTGTCTGGACCAGGGACGCCAACAACATCACCCGGGTCGATGGCTACCCTCAATCACCCGACCACAAGGCCTTTTCCAAACTGACACCCGGCGACCTCGTCTTCTGGAGTGGCACATACACCCCGACGGATGGCCGCAGCGTGAAGATCACCCACGTTTCAATCTATCTCGGCAAGGAAAAAGACGGTCGGCACGTCATGATCGGCGCCACCAGGGGCAGGAGCTACCGGGGGAAAAGGGGGGACGGTTACGGCGTCTATGATTTCCAATTGCCGAGGGCGGGTAGCAAGTCACGCTTTGTCGGGTTTGGTCCGCCGCCCGGGTTGACCGCTAGGTAA
- a CDS encoding arylsulfatase encodes MKRTSSLILSALCFALCTGLQAAEKPNIVIIYGDDVGFGDLGAYGAKLIPTPNLDQLARQSLRFTDGHCSAATCTPSRFSLLTGIHGFRHGVHVLPPNAPMKIKPEMFTLPQMLKKAGYSTAVIGKWHLGIGDGNTPVDWNGDVKPGPLEIGFDYSFLLPSTNDRVPCVYLENHRVVGLDPKDPLYVSNKKPEGFTGTVYPDGKKDRAAMTYYQSTHGHNNSVINGIGRIGYMWGGKSALWNDETMADEFVKQAKKYLASRKGKQEPFFLYWAAADIHVPRAPNPRFRGKSKLSYRGDAMVQLDWCVGEITQALEDNGFADNTIVIFSSDNGPVYDDGYEDGTKVHTSTKENDRGHDGSGPYRGGKYQIYEGGTRVPFTIRWPGKIQPGTSRALFSQIDLMASFADLVGVALEADQGIDSRNMLPALLGKDPKGLASMIEEAGGVALRQGPWKYIQPRKARKGNKGKPAKQPKGELYNLDDDIGEQTNIIDKHPERAKAMDELLQKMVKSTKGVRDAVGK; translated from the coding sequence ATGAAACGAACTTCTTCACTCATATTGTCGGCGCTGTGCTTTGCGCTTTGCACAGGATTACAGGCTGCTGAAAAACCGAATATCGTGATTATTTACGGCGATGACGTCGGCTTTGGTGACCTCGGTGCTTATGGTGCCAAACTCATCCCCACCCCGAATCTCGACCAACTTGCCAGGCAGAGCCTCAGGTTCACCGACGGCCACTGCTCGGCCGCTACCTGTACCCCTTCACGCTTTTCCCTGCTGACAGGTATCCACGGGTTCCGCCACGGTGTCCACGTACTGCCTCCCAACGCGCCGATGAAGATCAAGCCCGAGATGTTCACCCTGCCGCAGATGTTAAAAAAGGCGGGTTACTCCACAGCGGTGATCGGCAAGTGGCACCTCGGTATCGGTGACGGCAATACTCCCGTCGATTGGAATGGCGATGTCAAGCCCGGCCCCCTGGAAATTGGTTTCGACTACTCGTTCCTGCTCCCCTCGACCAACGATCGCGTCCCCTGCGTCTACCTCGAAAACCATCGTGTTGTCGGACTCGATCCAAAAGACCCCCTGTATGTTTCTAACAAAAAGCCCGAAGGCTTCACCGGCACCGTTTACCCCGACGGAAAAAAAGACCGGGCCGCCATGACCTACTATCAAAGCACCCACGGTCATAATAACTCCGTGATCAACGGTATCGGTCGCATCGGTTACATGTGGGGTGGCAAATCCGCTCTCTGGAACGATGAAACGATGGCGGACGAGTTTGTGAAGCAGGCGAAAAAATACCTCGCCTCACGCAAAGGCAAACAGGAGCCGTTTTTCCTCTACTGGGCCGCTGCGGACATCCACGTGCCCCGCGCCCCCAACCCTCGCTTCAGGGGCAAATCAAAACTTTCCTACCGAGGCGATGCCATGGTGCAGCTCGACTGGTGTGTGGGTGAGATCACCCAGGCACTGGAGGATAACGGCTTCGCCGACAACACCATCGTGATTTTCTCAAGCGACAACGGCCCTGTCTACGATGACGGTTATGAAGACGGCACCAAGGTGCATACCTCGACTAAGGAAAACGACCGCGGTCACGACGGCTCCGGCCCCTATCGTGGTGGCAAGTACCAGATTTACGAAGGCGGCACCCGCGTTCCCTTTACCATCCGCTGGCCTGGAAAAATCCAACCCGGCACCTCCAGGGCGCTGTTCAGCCAGATCGACCTGATGGCCTCGTTCGCCGATCTCGTCGGCGTTGCACTGGAGGCTGACCAGGGTATCGACAGCCGCAACATGCTTCCCGCCCTTCTCGGCAAAGATCCCAAGGGCCTCGCCTCGATGATCGAAGAAGCCGGTGGAGTGGCTCTCCGTCAAGGCCCATGGAAATACATCCAGCCGAGAAAAGCCAGGAAAGGAAACAAAGGTAAACCCGCCAAACAGCCCAAAGGCGAACTCTACAACCTAGACGACGACATCGGCGAACAAACCAACATCATCGACAAACATCCGGAGCGCGCCAAAGCCATGGACGAGCTGCTGCAAAAAATGGTTAAGTCTACCAAGGGAGTGCGTGACGCCGTGGGTAAGTAA
- a CDS encoding TIGR02206 family membrane protein, translating into MDSREFTAFGVSHWAALAATAVAAVGLIVFERSKVSDTIKRRVEIGLGILLILSVLADPLTNCLRYSRGIDGSVGQALEMIHDNSYPFYLCDVVAIVLAVALFRRSQRLTELGYLWGVAGTLQGMITPTLYFNWDAPEYYAFFLQHGGVPVAALTLVFGLGLKPEKGTFIRVVLWGWVYMAIVIGLNALLGTNYGFLNGKPGVPTLFDYMGPYPWYLVTLNVIACVLYGLLLLPFRQRERSRIN; encoded by the coding sequence ATGGACAGCAGGGAATTTACGGCATTTGGAGTTTCGCATTGGGCGGCATTGGCAGCGACGGCGGTCGCGGCCGTGGGCTTGATTGTGTTCGAGCGGTCAAAGGTGTCCGACACCATCAAACGCAGGGTCGAAATTGGTCTCGGCATTTTGCTCATCCTCAGTGTGCTGGCCGATCCGCTGACAAACTGTTTGCGTTACTCCCGTGGAATCGACGGCTCGGTGGGGCAGGCCCTGGAAATGATTCACGACAACTCGTACCCGTTCTACCTCTGTGACGTGGTGGCGATTGTGTTGGCGGTGGCACTTTTCCGCCGCAGCCAGAGGCTTACCGAGCTCGGCTATCTCTGGGGGGTGGCGGGGACCTTGCAGGGGATGATCACACCCACGCTCTACTTCAATTGGGATGCGCCGGAATACTATGCCTTTTTCCTGCAGCACGGCGGCGTGCCGGTTGCGGCACTGACGCTTGTCTTCGGGCTCGGCCTCAAACCGGAAAAGGGCACCTTCATCCGGGTCGTGCTCTGGGGCTGGGTTTATATGGCTATCGTCATCGGGTTGAATGCCCTGTTAGGAACCAACTATGGTTTCCTCAACGGCAAACCCGGTGTGCCGACCCTGTTCGACTACATGGGGCCATATCCCTGGTATCTGGTCACGCTGAACGTGATAGCTTGTGTGTTGTACGGATTGCTTTTGCTTCCGTTCAGGCAAAGGGAGCGGAGTCGGATCAACTAG